GCTTCTTTGGGGCGCTGTTCGGTGGTCCGTGGCCGCGATGCTTTTTTTGATTGCCGTCGGCTTAGTCAGTGGTATCATTTAACGTGCCTATGAAAATCAAGGTTCTGTTCGTTTGCGTTGAGAATTCCTGCCGCAGCCAAATGGCTGAAGGTTTCGCCAGGGCTTTGGGCAAGGATGCATTGGAAGCCTGGAGCGCGGGCTCTAAGCCTTCGGGCAAGGTCAATGAGACGGCCGTGCGGCTTATGAAGGAGCAAACAATAGATTTGAGCCATAATATTCCCAAGGGTCTTGGTGACCTGCCTAAAATCCAATGGGACTATGTGGTCACGATGGGTTGCGGGGATGCCTGCCCCATAGTTGCCGCCAAGGCGAAACTTGATTGGAATATTCCTGATCCCAAGGCTATGCCTGATGACGAGTTTCGCA
The window above is part of the Elusimicrobiota bacterium genome. Proteins encoded here:
- a CDS encoding arsenate reductase ArsC, with protein sequence MKIKVLFVCVENSCRSQMAEGFARALGKDALEAWSAGSKPSGKVNETAVRLMKEQTIDLSHNIPKGLGDLPKIQWDYVVTMGCGDACPIVAAKAKLDWNIPDPKAMPDDEFRKVRDIIEEKVRELIQNAKQKNP